A single genomic interval of Plantibacter sp. Leaf314 harbors:
- a CDS encoding carbohydrate ABC transporter permease, translating into MTRTPSAPLSSSRAARRGAARGDGAWPWAFVLPLLTGIGVFFIWPMIQTAYYSFTEWGVFGGTTFTGVENYVRLFADPRLYASLGNTLIYTAVVLLGIPIAVYLASLLNLPGLRFASFYRVLFFLPYVAMPTAVAIVWRIIFNGDFGILNYTLSLVGIDGPYWISTPGTAMFAVAIVGLWSSLGFSMIILASGLKNIAPELYEAAELDGATRWRQFRSITVPLLTPSIFFVTIITVISSFQLFDLLYAILGSTNPVLPKSMSLVYFFYDQGFVQNDKGYASAIAIVIFLIIGLVTLLQFRLQKRWVNHD; encoded by the coding sequence GTGACGCGCACCCCGTCGGCGCCGCTCTCCTCATCGAGGGCGGCACGGCGGGGTGCCGCCCGCGGCGACGGTGCCTGGCCGTGGGCGTTCGTCCTCCCGCTCCTCACCGGCATCGGCGTCTTCTTCATCTGGCCGATGATCCAGACCGCCTACTACTCGTTCACCGAGTGGGGCGTCTTCGGCGGAACCACCTTCACGGGTGTCGAGAACTACGTGCGACTGTTCGCCGACCCGCGGCTCTACGCCTCGCTCGGCAACACCCTCATCTACACGGCCGTCGTCCTCCTCGGCATCCCGATCGCCGTGTACCTCGCCAGCCTGCTGAACCTCCCGGGCCTCCGCTTCGCGAGCTTCTACCGGGTGCTCTTCTTCCTGCCGTACGTGGCGATGCCGACCGCCGTCGCGATCGTGTGGCGCATCATCTTCAACGGCGACTTCGGCATCCTCAACTACACGCTGTCGCTCGTGGGCATCGACGGTCCGTACTGGATCAGCACGCCGGGGACCGCGATGTTCGCCGTGGCCATCGTCGGTCTGTGGTCCTCGCTCGGCTTCTCGATGATCATCCTGGCCTCCGGGCTCAAGAACATCGCGCCCGAGCTGTACGAGGCCGCCGAGCTCGACGGGGCGACCCGGTGGCGTCAGTTCCGCTCCATCACGGTGCCGCTGCTCACCCCGAGCATCTTCTTCGTCACGATCATCACGGTCATCTCGAGCTTCCAGCTCTTCGACCTGCTGTACGCGATCCTCGGCAGCACGAACCCCGTGCTCCCGAAGAGCATGTCGCTCGTCTACTTCTTCTACGACCAGGGCTTCGTCCAGAACGACAAGGGCTACGCGTCGGCCATCGCGATCGTGATCTTCCTGATCATCGGACTGGTCACGCTCCTGCAGTTCCGGCTCCAGAAACGATGGGTGAACCATGACTGA
- a CDS encoding sugar ABC transporter substrate-binding protein, protein MPSFFTNHTSSPGGRARRRAVLSGIGLLAAAALTAGCSTGGGGGATGGEYAAAPKDLKAEITYGVWDQAQVAAIDANIEAFNEVYPDITVNVNVTPWASYWSKLQTQASSDTLPDLFWLNGPNFQVYAANGKIEPITGAVKAGDIDPKNYPEALNELYSLEDTQYGVPKDFDTVGVWVNTALFEQAGVALPADDWTWDDFDTAAQTISTNLKDQGVYGAAGGMDGQTTYYNTILQAGGEVINADQTESEYDSPEAQEGLQFWTDLIANGSSPNMQQLTDTPADQWFTSGKVAMYWGGSWLRPLVGESDVAATTQAFPLPIGKEQATVIHGVSNVVASASKNKQAAQALQVFLASEEAQQQQGDLGAVIPAFNGTQQSFVDSYPTMNLQVFLDALDYAKPLPVSENTAAWNALEVELLPDAFSGDKPVSDVAKEIAEQMNAALAKK, encoded by the coding sequence ATGCCTTCGTTCTTCACGAACCACACCTCATCACCAGGTGGCCGCGCCCGTCGCCGTGCCGTCCTCAGCGGCATCGGCCTGCTGGCCGCCGCAGCCCTCACCGCCGGTTGCAGCACCGGTGGCGGCGGCGGCGCGACCGGCGGCGAGTACGCCGCAGCCCCGAAGGACCTCAAGGCCGAGATCACCTACGGCGTGTGGGACCAGGCCCAGGTCGCGGCGATCGACGCCAACATCGAGGCGTTCAACGAGGTCTACCCCGACATCACCGTCAACGTGAACGTCACGCCGTGGGCGTCCTACTGGTCGAAGCTGCAGACGCAGGCGTCGAGCGACACCCTCCCCGACCTCTTCTGGTTGAACGGCCCGAACTTCCAGGTCTACGCGGCCAACGGCAAGATCGAACCGATCACCGGCGCCGTGAAGGCGGGCGACATCGACCCGAAGAACTACCCCGAGGCCCTGAACGAGCTGTACTCGCTCGAGGACACGCAGTACGGCGTTCCGAAGGACTTCGACACCGTGGGTGTCTGGGTCAACACGGCCCTGTTCGAGCAGGCCGGTGTGGCCCTGCCCGCCGACGACTGGACCTGGGACGACTTCGACACCGCAGCGCAGACGATCTCGACGAATCTCAAGGACCAGGGCGTCTACGGGGCCGCCGGCGGTATGGACGGCCAGACCACGTACTACAACACGATCCTGCAGGCGGGCGGCGAGGTCATCAACGCCGACCAGACCGAGTCCGAGTACGACAGCCCCGAGGCACAGGAAGGGCTCCAGTTCTGGACGGACCTCATCGCGAACGGTTCCTCGCCCAACATGCAGCAGCTGACGGACACCCCGGCCGACCAGTGGTTCACCTCGGGCAAGGTCGCCATGTACTGGGGCGGCAGCTGGCTGCGACCCCTCGTCGGTGAGTCCGACGTCGCCGCCACCACGCAGGCCTTCCCGCTGCCGATCGGCAAGGAGCAGGCGACGGTCATCCACGGCGTCTCCAACGTCGTGGCGTCCGCGAGCAAGAACAAGCAGGCAGCCCAAGCGTTGCAGGTCTTCCTCGCGAGCGAGGAGGCGCAGCAGCAGCAGGGCGACCTCGGTGCCGTCATCCCCGCGTTCAACGGCACCCAGCAGTCCTTCGTCGACTCCTACCCGACGATGAACCTGCAGGTCTTCCTCGACGCCCTCGACTACGCCAAGCCGCTGCCGGTCTCGGAGAACACCGCGGCATGGAACGCGCTCGAGGTCGAACTCCTGCCCGACGCGTTCAGCGGCGACAAGCCCGTCTCCGACGTGGCGAAGGAGATCGCCGAGCAGATGAACGCCGCCCTGGCCAAGAAGTGA
- a CDS encoding DeoR/GlpR family DNA-binding transcription regulator: MTQQQRLNALLELVSERGNVTIAEIGEALGISAATARRDLTALAEQRLVTRTHGGAAALGTGYELPLQYKIARQADAKRAIAKAAATLINVGDAVGLNGGTTTSEVARVIGRSEHLVRSDGDASVTIVTNALNIAYELSVRSHVKIVVTGGVARRQSYELVGSLVAGALAEIALDVAILGVDGLSAQFGATTLHEGEAAVSQEFVKVAKRVIVVADSTKMTKATFARICPLDRIDVLVTDAAVDPALAEALATAGVELIIAD; the protein is encoded by the coding sequence ATGACGCAACAACAGCGACTCAACGCCCTGCTCGAGCTCGTGAGCGAACGCGGCAACGTGACGATCGCCGAGATCGGCGAAGCACTCGGCATCTCCGCCGCGACCGCGAGACGCGACCTCACGGCACTCGCCGAACAGCGTCTCGTCACCCGGACCCACGGCGGTGCCGCGGCGCTCGGCACCGGCTACGAACTGCCGCTGCAGTACAAGATCGCGCGCCAGGCCGACGCCAAGCGGGCCATCGCGAAGGCGGCGGCCACGCTCATCAACGTGGGCGACGCCGTGGGACTGAACGGTGGCACCACGACGAGCGAGGTCGCGCGGGTGATCGGTCGGAGCGAGCACCTCGTCCGCTCCGACGGGGACGCCTCCGTCACGATCGTCACGAACGCGCTGAACATCGCCTACGAGCTCTCGGTGCGGTCGCACGTGAAGATCGTCGTGACCGGCGGCGTCGCCCGTCGGCAGTCGTACGAACTCGTGGGCTCGCTCGTCGCCGGCGCGCTCGCTGAGATCGCCCTGGACGTGGCGATCCTCGGCGTCGACGGGCTGAGTGCGCAGTTCGGCGCCACCACCCTGCACGAGGGTGAGGCCGCTGTGAGCCAGGAGTTCGTGAAGGTGGCGAAGCGGGTCATCGTGGTCGCCGACAGCACGAAGATGACCAAGGCGACCTTCGCCCGCATCTGCCCGCTCGACCGCATCGACGTGCTCGTCACCGACGCGGCGGTGGATCCTGCCCTGGCCGAGGCCCTGGCCACGGCAGGCGTCGAACTCATCATCGCCGACTGA
- a CDS encoding Gfo/Idh/MocA family protein: protein MSNAPATTPTGLRVAVIGTGQRAYIAEHVAASPTPSAIVAAVDTTEIGRSRARQMFGDDLDVFDSHQALIAQGGVDAAIVTTPDWTHKEIAVDLLRAGIAVYLEKPLAITLDDADAVLQAAYESRTPLYVGHNFRHAAVVRLMHEVIERGEIGAVRSVWVRHFVGNGGDYYFKDWHADRSRVNTLLLQKASHDIDVVHFLAGAYTRRVVAMGDLAVYGEVEDREDRSGQTMADWFSYDNWPPEAQRGLNPVVDVEDVSMMLMTLEGGITASYEQCHFTPDYWRNYTVIGTHGRLENIGDTAGGTVKVWNRRRTWSTEGDAEYPIAGVEEGHADADVDTMNEFLAFVADGTPTTLSPVAARQAVAAGALAAHSLRNGSIPLDVPPLDPTLVEYFSSLTTSTATPSSTAPHSLDATAR from the coding sequence GTGAGCAACGCACCAGCCACCACCCCCACCGGGCTCCGGGTCGCCGTCATCGGCACCGGTCAGCGCGCGTACATCGCGGAGCACGTGGCCGCGAGCCCGACGCCGTCGGCGATCGTCGCGGCGGTCGACACCACCGAGATCGGTCGCAGCCGCGCGCGGCAGATGTTCGGCGACGACCTCGACGTCTTCGACTCCCACCAGGCGCTCATCGCCCAGGGCGGTGTCGACGCCGCGATCGTCACGACGCCGGACTGGACCCACAAGGAGATCGCGGTCGACCTGCTGCGTGCCGGCATCGCCGTGTACCTCGAGAAGCCGCTCGCGATCACGCTGGACGACGCCGATGCCGTGCTCCAGGCCGCCTACGAGTCGCGGACGCCGCTCTACGTCGGACACAACTTCCGCCACGCCGCCGTCGTCCGGCTCATGCACGAGGTCATCGAGCGGGGCGAGATCGGCGCGGTCAGGTCCGTCTGGGTGCGTCACTTCGTCGGCAACGGCGGCGACTACTACTTCAAGGACTGGCACGCCGACCGTTCGCGCGTGAACACCCTCCTCCTGCAGAAGGCGAGCCACGACATCGACGTGGTCCACTTCCTCGCGGGTGCCTACACCCGGCGCGTCGTCGCGATGGGCGACCTCGCGGTGTACGGCGAGGTCGAGGACCGCGAGGACCGCAGCGGTCAGACGATGGCCGACTGGTTCTCCTACGACAACTGGCCGCCCGAGGCACAGCGCGGACTCAACCCGGTGGTCGACGTCGAGGACGTCTCGATGATGCTCATGACCCTCGAGGGCGGGATCACCGCGAGTTACGAGCAGTGCCACTTCACGCCCGACTACTGGCGGAACTACACCGTCATCGGCACCCACGGCCGGCTCGAAAACATCGGCGACACCGCCGGCGGGACGGTCAAGGTCTGGAACCGCCGACGCACCTGGAGCACCGAGGGCGACGCCGAGTACCCGATCGCGGGCGTCGAGGAAGGGCACGCCGACGCCGACGTCGACACCATGAACGAGTTCCTCGCCTTCGTGGCCGACGGGACCCCGACCACGCTGTCCCCGGTCGCCGCACGGCAGGCGGTCGCCGCCGGTGCGCTCGCCGCGCACTCGCTCCGGAACGGCTCGATCCCGCTCGACGTGCCTCCCCTCGACCCGACGCTCGTCGAGTACTTCTCCTCCCTCACCACCAGTACCGCGACGCCTTCCAGCACTGCACCGCATTCCCTCGACGCCACCGCCCGGTAG
- a CDS encoding ATP-binding cassette domain-containing protein, producing the protein MSTAITFEDVSKTFEVQGRAFEALRNVDLTVERGEIFGIVGYSGAGKSTLLRTVNALERPTTGRVIVEGLEISALSGSALYTARQRIGMIFQQFNLLESRTVYKNIAYPLKLAKVPDAEILDRVEELLAFVGLSDKALAYPSQLSGGQKQRVGIARALATRPEILISDEATSALDPQTTGEVLELLRRVNAEYGVTILLVTHEIDVIRELADRVAVMEDGEVVEQGSVYEVFSAPRTATARRFVSSVLHHIPSEEVLTKIRAVHHGRLVQLHVEDRDTNHPFLSRVARDNDIDFNVVFGGVDELQGRLFGSLTVELLGPDDRVDAAIDGLRATATVTAIDPGPTPHSTVPDAHPSVPEPVEGHAPSAQDPSAPDAHTSVPDAHASVPEPVEGRPRAEDPTILKEHTHA; encoded by the coding sequence ATGAGTACCGCGATCACCTTCGAGGACGTCAGCAAGACGTTCGAGGTGCAGGGCCGCGCCTTCGAGGCGCTTCGGAACGTCGACCTGACGGTCGAGCGAGGTGAGATCTTCGGCATCGTCGGCTACTCCGGCGCCGGTAAGTCGACGCTCCTGCGCACCGTCAACGCGCTCGAGCGCCCGACGACCGGACGGGTGATCGTCGAAGGACTCGAGATCTCGGCGCTCTCGGGATCAGCGCTGTACACGGCACGCCAACGGATCGGCATGATCTTCCAGCAGTTCAACCTCCTGGAGTCACGCACCGTCTACAAGAACATCGCCTACCCGCTGAAGCTCGCGAAGGTGCCGGACGCCGAGATCCTCGACCGCGTGGAGGAACTCCTCGCGTTCGTCGGATTGAGCGACAAAGCGCTCGCCTACCCCTCGCAGCTCTCGGGTGGACAGAAGCAGCGCGTCGGCATCGCACGAGCCCTCGCCACACGCCCGGAGATCCTCATCTCCGACGAGGCGACCAGCGCCCTCGACCCGCAGACGACCGGCGAGGTCCTCGAACTCCTCCGTCGGGTGAACGCCGAGTACGGGGTGACGATCCTGCTGGTGACGCACGAGATCGACGTCATCCGCGAGCTCGCCGACCGGGTCGCCGTCATGGAGGACGGCGAGGTGGTGGAGCAGGGCAGCGTCTACGAGGTGTTCTCCGCGCCTCGCACGGCGACCGCGCGCCGCTTCGTCTCCTCCGTCCTGCACCACATCCCCTCCGAGGAGGTGCTCACGAAGATCCGGGCCGTGCACCACGGGCGGCTCGTGCAGCTGCACGTCGAGGATCGCGACACCAACCACCCGTTCCTCTCGCGGGTCGCCCGCGACAACGACATCGACTTCAACGTCGTGTTCGGTGGGGTCGACGAGCTCCAGGGCCGCCTGTTCGGCAGTCTCACGGTCGAACTCCTCGGCCCGGACGACCGCGTCGACGCCGCCATCGACGGCCTCCGTGCCACGGCGACCGTCACCGCCATCGACCCGGGGCCGACGCCGCACTCCACGGTCCCTGACGCCCACCCCTCGGTCCCTGAGCCTGTCGAAGGGCATGCACCGAGCGCCCAAGACCCCTCGGCCCCAGACGCCCACACCTCTGTCCCTGACGCCCACGCCTCGGTCCCTGAGCCTGTCGAAGGGCGACCACGCGCCGAGGACCCCACCATCCTGAAGGAGCACACCCATGCGTGA
- a CDS encoding MFS transporter, with amino-acid sequence MTRQQRLVLTIAILSSFVAFLDGSVVNVALPAMTKELGGGLIVQQWVVDAYLITLGSLILLAGSLSDAFGRIRILRIGLIGFGVTSILCAVAPSAEVLIIARLLQGGAAALLVPSSLAIIISTFSGAAQGKAIGTWTAWTGAAGITGPLLGGVLVDTLSWRLIFAINIIPILVTLFLMMRADRVPEPEHRPRIDVVGAVLGAVGLGGPVFALIEQERYSWDSPMLLVPLIVGVLSFIAFLWWERRHPDPMLPLSLFRVRNFGFGNIATVFIYGALSLGFFAIAVFIQQTAGFSATLAGIATLPPTLVMLALSSWFGKLAGTHGPRLFMTLGPIVAGVGFLLMMGAQQDLDYWLQLFPGILLVGLGLAITVAPLTAGILGSIDPAHAGIGSAVNNAVSRVAGLVTIALVGIIAGGALGVGGFSRVVLATAVFMFVGGLVSFVGIRNPKAAAEPAPAPAA; translated from the coding sequence ATGACCCGCCAGCAGCGCCTCGTGCTCACGATCGCGATCCTCTCGTCGTTCGTCGCGTTCCTCGACGGCTCGGTCGTGAACGTCGCGCTGCCGGCGATGACGAAGGAGCTCGGCGGTGGCCTCATCGTGCAGCAGTGGGTCGTCGACGCCTACCTCATCACCCTCGGTTCGCTGATCCTGCTCGCGGGGTCCCTGTCCGACGCGTTCGGGCGCATCCGCATCCTCCGCATCGGGCTCATCGGCTTCGGCGTGACGTCGATCCTCTGTGCGGTCGCGCCGTCCGCCGAGGTGCTCATCATCGCCCGCCTCCTCCAGGGCGGTGCGGCGGCCCTGCTCGTGCCGAGCTCGCTCGCCATCATCATCTCCACCTTCAGCGGCGCCGCGCAGGGCAAGGCGATCGGCACCTGGACGGCGTGGACCGGGGCCGCCGGCATCACCGGTCCGCTGCTCGGCGGGGTGCTCGTCGACACCCTGTCGTGGCGGCTCATCTTCGCGATCAACATCATCCCGATCCTCGTCACGCTGTTCCTCATGATGCGTGCCGACCGGGTGCCGGAGCCCGAGCACCGTCCGCGCATCGACGTCGTCGGCGCCGTGCTCGGGGCGGTCGGGCTCGGTGGTCCGGTGTTCGCCCTCATCGAGCAGGAGCGCTACAGCTGGGACAGCCCCATGCTCCTCGTGCCGCTCATCGTCGGTGTCCTCTCCTTCATCGCCTTCCTGTGGTGGGAGCGCCGGCACCCCGATCCGATGCTGCCGCTGTCGTTGTTCCGCGTGCGCAACTTCGGGTTCGGCAACATCGCGACGGTCTTCATCTACGGTGCGTTGTCGCTCGGGTTCTTCGCGATCGCCGTGTTCATCCAGCAGACGGCCGGCTTCAGCGCGACCCTCGCGGGAATCGCGACGCTCCCGCCGACGCTCGTCATGCTCGCGTTGTCGTCCTGGTTCGGGAAGCTCGCCGGCACGCACGGGCCGCGGTTGTTCATGACCCTCGGGCCCATCGTCGCGGGTGTCGGCTTCCTCCTGATGATGGGTGCCCAGCAGGACCTCGACTACTGGCTCCAGTTGTTCCCGGGCATCCTCCTCGTCGGTCTGGGGCTCGCGATCACGGTCGCGCCGCTCACCGCCGGCATCCTCGGGTCGATCGACCCGGCCCATGCGGGCATCGGTTCGGCCGTGAACAACGCGGTGTCGCGGGTGGCCGGACTCGTGACGATCGCGCTCGTCGGCATCATCGCCGGTGGTGCGCTCGGCGTCGGGGGATTCTCGCGGGTGGTGCTGGCCACGGCGGTGTTCATGTTCGTGGGCGGCCTGGTCTCGTTCGTCGGGATCCGGAACCCCAAGGCCGCGGCGGAACCGGCGCCGGCGCCCGCTGCCTGA
- a CDS encoding MetQ/NlpA family ABC transporter substrate-binding protein — protein sequence MTEQTGPGPSELRESIAAGKRKRRTILIGGIAAVAVAAIAIAVSVVVGGQNGAADAATGSGAPAERLSVKIAVSEDTQFQDAVKEVAAEKGLDVEWVNVKDWVLPNTELVAGTVDANAFQHILYLSAFNAENDADLTPVFSTVITQWGIFSKTLGDVQDLADGARVAIPDDPSNGGRALNILAAAGLIEIAADAGNFPTVEDVTANERNLQFVPLPATSIPQQFDDPSLAAVVVGTSYFDPSQNITKDDALFLDDSLSEKNLPYVNVVATREDDKDNPAWKILEETYADPRVAEALDDEFAGNSILVQVPVKELRDKLAELQTEAG from the coding sequence ATGACCGAGCAGACCGGACCAGGACCGAGCGAGTTGCGCGAGTCGATCGCCGCCGGCAAACGGAAGCGTCGAACCATCCTGATCGGCGGGATCGCGGCCGTCGCCGTCGCCGCCATCGCGATCGCCGTGTCGGTCGTCGTCGGCGGCCAGAACGGCGCCGCCGACGCCGCGACCGGATCCGGCGCACCCGCCGAACGGCTCAGCGTCAAGATCGCCGTGTCCGAGGACACGCAGTTCCAGGACGCCGTGAAGGAGGTCGCCGCCGAGAAGGGCCTCGACGTCGAGTGGGTCAACGTGAAGGACTGGGTGCTCCCGAACACCGAGCTCGTCGCCGGCACCGTCGACGCGAACGCGTTCCAGCACATCCTCTACCTCTCCGCCTTCAACGCGGAGAACGACGCCGACCTCACGCCGGTGTTCTCGACCGTGATCACGCAGTGGGGCATCTTCTCGAAGACGCTCGGTGACGTGCAGGACCTCGCCGACGGCGCCCGTGTCGCGATCCCCGACGACCCGTCGAACGGTGGTCGCGCGCTGAACATCCTCGCCGCGGCCGGCCTCATCGAGATCGCCGCGGACGCCGGCAACTTCCCGACCGTCGAGGACGTCACCGCGAACGAGCGGAACCTCCAGTTCGTGCCGCTGCCGGCGACGAGCATCCCGCAGCAGTTCGACGACCCGTCGCTCGCCGCCGTCGTCGTCGGCACCTCGTACTTCGACCCGAGTCAGAACATCACCAAGGACGACGCCCTCTTCCTCGACGACTCACTCTCCGAGAAGAACCTGCCCTACGTCAACGTCGTCGCCACCCGTGAGGACGACAAGGACAACCCGGCCTGGAAGATCCTCGAGGAGACCTACGCCGACCCGCGCGTCGCCGAGGCCCTCGACGACGAGTTCGCCGGGAACTCGATCCTCGTCCAGGTGCCGGTGAAGGAGCTCCGCGACAAGCTCGCCGAGCTCCAGACCGAAGCCGGATAG
- a CDS encoding acyl-CoA dehydrogenase family protein, with the protein MSATTVDRDLVARFAPLFDELGRGAVERERERRLPYAEVEALREAGFTRVTLPREHGGDAATHGEFFELLAELARRDPNLAQLFRSHFSYLDRTLHAPASADREAHLARLADGAVVGNASHERSTAKVGSLATRLTETPEGLRLNGTKFYSTGTLFADLVGVAAEQDGEFVSVLVDTGAPGVDRIDDWTGFGQRLTGSGTTVFTDVAVDPSTVVRREPDRPSHGGAFVQLVLLAAVTGIGRAIVDDAAGFVRARTRTYSHGAAATAQGDPIVQEVVGELSAKSFAADAALAAASAALERSSSAILGGDPERIRAQLAAVELATARAQLVILPAVLDAATALFDVGGASAVETHLALDRHWRNARTIASHNPARFKARAIGDHLVNGTPIVSWWSTGEA; encoded by the coding sequence ATGAGCGCGACGACCGTCGACCGGGATCTGGTCGCGCGCTTCGCTCCGCTCTTCGACGAACTCGGGCGGGGCGCCGTCGAGCGGGAGCGCGAGCGCCGCCTGCCGTATGCCGAGGTCGAAGCGCTTCGCGAGGCCGGCTTCACCCGGGTGACCCTGCCTCGCGAACACGGCGGCGATGCGGCCACGCACGGCGAGTTCTTCGAGTTGCTCGCGGAACTCGCCAGACGCGACCCCAACCTCGCGCAGCTGTTCCGCTCCCACTTCTCCTACCTCGACCGCACCCTGCACGCGCCGGCGTCCGCTGACCGGGAGGCACACCTCGCCCGGCTCGCCGACGGCGCCGTCGTCGGGAACGCGAGCCACGAACGCTCGACCGCCAAGGTGGGCTCGCTCGCCACCCGCCTCACCGAGACGCCCGAGGGGCTGCGGTTGAACGGGACGAAGTTCTACAGCACGGGCACGCTGTTCGCCGACCTCGTCGGGGTCGCGGCCGAGCAGGACGGCGAGTTCGTCTCGGTGCTCGTGGACACGGGCGCCCCCGGCGTCGATCGGATCGACGACTGGACCGGGTTCGGGCAGCGCTTGACCGGCAGCGGCACGACGGTGTTCACCGATGTCGCGGTCGACCCGTCGACGGTGGTGCGACGCGAACCTGACCGGCCGTCACATGGTGGCGCGTTCGTGCAGCTGGTCCTGCTCGCCGCGGTCACCGGCATCGGGCGGGCGATCGTCGACGACGCCGCCGGGTTCGTCCGCGCGCGGACGAGGACGTACAGCCATGGCGCGGCCGCCACCGCTCAGGGTGACCCGATCGTGCAGGAGGTCGTCGGCGAGCTGTCGGCGAAGTCCTTCGCGGCCGACGCGGCGCTGGCCGCGGCGTCGGCCGCGCTCGAGCGTTCGAGCAGCGCGATCCTCGGTGGCGATCCCGAACGCATCCGGGCACAGCTCGCCGCCGTCGAGCTCGCCACGGCCCGGGCACAGCTCGTGATCCTGCCCGCGGTGCTGGACGCGGCGACCGCCCTGTTCGACGTAGGCGGTGCCAGCGCCGTCGAGACGCATCTCGCGCTCGATCGGCACTGGCGGAACGCCCGCACGATCGCCTCGCACAACCCGGCCCGCTTCAAGGCGAGGGCGATCGGCGACCACCTCGTCAACGGCACGCCGATCGTCTCCTGGTGGAGCACCGGCGAGGCCTGA
- a CDS encoding carbohydrate ABC transporter permease has product MTEQLTATAPLTTRAVTVPGSGRPTAASARRRDAGRPGQRRGSHVVAHIVLGVGGLIMAFPFIWQIIMSLSTNAEVQSVVPTFWPAELQWQNYAAVFERLPFLDQLRTSILITVIRTVAQIVLCTMAGYAFARMRFRGRTILLAVTLSILMVPSQAYLISQYQIVQGFGWLNTTLGIVAPGLFSAFGTFLMRTAFLNLPTELEEAARIDGAGPFQIFWKIMLPLAKPSISVLAITTVLWSWNELLWPLVVSTYANSMPLAAGLATLSSDKTTDYPVMMAASILAMAPVLILFIVLQRRVIDGLAFSGLK; this is encoded by the coding sequence ATGACTGAGCAACTCACCGCGACGGCGCCGCTCACCACCCGCGCCGTCACCGTCCCGGGATCCGGCCGCCCGACGGCCGCCTCCGCTCGCCGCCGCGACGCCGGTCGCCCCGGCCAACGGCGCGGGTCCCACGTCGTCGCCCACATCGTGCTCGGTGTCGGCGGCCTCATCATGGCGTTCCCGTTCATCTGGCAGATCATCATGTCGCTGTCGACGAACGCGGAGGTGCAGAGCGTGGTCCCCACGTTCTGGCCGGCGGAACTGCAGTGGCAGAACTACGCCGCCGTGTTCGAACGGCTCCCGTTCCTCGACCAGCTCCGCACCTCGATCCTCATCACGGTCATCCGGACCGTCGCGCAGATCGTCCTCTGCACCATGGCGGGGTACGCGTTCGCCCGCATGCGGTTCCGGGGACGCACGATCCTGCTCGCCGTGACGCTCTCGATCCTCATGGTGCCGTCGCAGGCGTACCTCATCTCGCAGTACCAGATCGTGCAGGGCTTCGGCTGGTTGAACACCACGCTCGGCATCGTGGCACCGGGCCTGTTCAGCGCGTTCGGCACGTTCCTCATGCGGACGGCGTTCCTGAACCTCCCGACGGAACTCGAGGAGGCCGCCCGTATCGACGGGGCCGGACCGTTCCAGATCTTCTGGAAGATCATGCTCCCGCTCGCGAAGCCGAGCATCAGTGTGCTCGCCATCACGACGGTGCTGTGGTCGTGGAACGAACTCCTCTGGCCGCTCGTGGTCTCGACCTACGCGAACTCCATGCCGCTCGCCGCCGGGCTCGCGACGCTCTCGAGCGACAAGACCACGGACTACCCGGTGATGATGGCGGCGTCGATCCTCGCCATGGCGCCCGTGTTGATCCTGTTCATCGTGCTGCAACGCCGGGTGATCGACGGGCTCGCGTTCTCCGGGCTGAAGTAG
- a CDS encoding methionine ABC transporter permease, with the protein MRDFDPEAFFPRLLKAIGETGLMVSVAFAVATVIGILLGLLLYASRPGNLLQNRLVFGVLNFIINVIRPVPFLIVAIALIPLTRLVFGTGLGPLPATIPLILVASVAIGRVSESNLVAVSPGAIEAGAAMGASPARVLFTIVVPEALGPLILGLTYILVALVDATAVAGVLGGGGLGDLAMTYGYQRFDWIVVGLVVITLVVLVQLAQLLGNVLAKRVLHR; encoded by the coding sequence ATGCGTGACTTCGACCCGGAGGCGTTCTTCCCCCGTCTCCTCAAGGCCATCGGCGAGACGGGGTTGATGGTCTCCGTCGCCTTCGCCGTCGCGACCGTCATCGGGATCCTGCTGGGCCTGCTCCTCTACGCGAGCCGTCCCGGCAACCTCCTGCAGAACCGCCTCGTGTTCGGTGTCCTCAACTTCATCATCAACGTGATCCGGCCGGTGCCGTTCCTCATCGTCGCGATCGCGCTCATCCCGCTCACGCGGCTCGTGTTCGGTACCGGGCTCGGACCGCTGCCCGCGACGATCCCGCTCATCCTCGTCGCGAGCGTCGCGATCGGGCGCGTCTCCGAGTCGAACCTCGTCGCCGTCTCGCCGGGCGCGATCGAGGCCGGCGCCGCCATGGGGGCGAGCCCCGCGCGGGTGCTCTTCACGATCGTCGTCCCTGAGGCGCTCGGGCCGCTCATCCTCGGGCTGACGTACATCCTCGTCGCCCTCGTCGACGCCACCGCCGTGGCCGGCGTACTCGGTGGCGGTGGGCTCGGCGACCTCGCCATGACCTACGGCTACCAGCGGTTCGATTGGATCGTCGTCGGCCTCGTCGTCATCACCCTCGTCGTCCTCGTGCAGCTCGCGCAACTACTGGGCAACGTCCTCGCGAAGCGGGTGCTGCACCGATGA